Proteins found in one Siniperca chuatsi isolate FFG_IHB_CAS linkage group LG22, ASM2008510v1, whole genome shotgun sequence genomic segment:
- the prox3 gene encoding prospero homeobox 3 isoform X3 has product MMDSPTDLFDDSASQIHAFAPTHRSTELPGVHSQPSAGRPPPAFRPPGFPLIHHLLQPGGAPRRIGGQLNTNLSAHKHQEDRGERDGQVEQGMEGGEEGVMEGEDSLLGVKKRHSDAALAAEWSQVKRMKLESRPRDGETEEGGRRREGGREGKRREREELKEQLEDARERLQALQEKVWRAFGEKHMTEEEKKRRHRNRGGDGGEADVGMMEEEDITEGLYDEEDTDGGEIEKETFSLLSVSPFDNFHKRREERQKDREGRIERGRGGGLHLEGVMEGAGLWLDCGGLVRGDWHGGIEDEGEEGGQKFAQALKLELGSAVARVIDRVLRLYTEMTDFTPSSPPAAISFLPSDAGNDGGRERGVWMGLLTSGRVEEKSRGKEEKTGAQDGEREKQLQKMSNGSALPPGQPHRAEPSDLTMPLAVQRSPDIRKAHTLLGPPLSAHLNPSHPNISLHHPSLSRPPPLSHPPLLHPASQPKDPSSSSFHPSSSSSSSSSSSFPAPPPPPPPPPPPPPLSLPLLHYSMQQLFSRSLHHPQLPHLTPSRKDYLNSDPFLEFSSHPSFPPLPLLGHLDPSLARHAHGGRERERGMRGDGGMRGGMDGGELYLTAGGTQEGLSPCHLKKAKLMFFYARYPSSNTLKTYFPDVKFNRCVTSQMIKWFSNFREFFYIQMERFARQAVREALTREGAPRLGRESQLRVGRDTELYRILNMHYNKSNVYQVPERFIEVSEVALREFYSAIWTGRDSDPCWKKGIYKIICKLDSPVPDAFRLPGCPVG; this is encoded by the exons A tgaTGGATTCCCCCACAGATCTTTTCGATGACTCTGCTTCCCAGATACACGCTTTCGCTCCCACTCACAGGTCTACAGAGCTCCCTGGAGTTCATTCTCAGCCCAGTGCAGGTCGCCCTCCTCCTGCCTTTAGACCCCCTGGCTTCCCCCTcatccaccacctcctccagccAGGTGGAGCCCCCAGGAGGATTGGAGGGCAACTCAACACAAACCTGAGCGCACACAAACACCaggaagacagaggagagagggatggacaGGTGGAGCAAGGGatggaaggaggagaagaaggagtgatggagggagaggacagCTTGTTGGGGGTTAAGAAGAGGCACAGTGATGCCGCCCTCGCGGCCGAGTGGAGTCAAGTGAAGAGGATGAAGCTGGAGAGCCGAccaagagatggagagacagaggagggaggcaggaggcgcgagggagggagggaggggaagagaagagagagggaggagctgaaggaacagctggaggacGCAAGAGAGAGATTGCAGGCCCTGCAGGAGAAAGTATGGAGGGCCTTTGGGGAAAAGCAcatgacagaggaggagaagaaaaggaggcacagaaacagaggaggagatggaggagaagcAGATGtagggatgatggaggaggaggacattaCAGAAGGGCTGTATGATGAAGAGGACACTGATGGGGGAGAGATAGAAAAGGAAActttctcccttctctctgtttcccccTTTGACAACTTCCACAAACGGAGAGAAGAGAGGCAAAAAGACAGAGAAGGGAggatagagagaggaagaggaggagggttgCACTTGGAGGGCGTGATGGAGGGAGCGGGGTTGTGGTTGGATTGCGGAGGGCTGGTAAGAGGAGACTGGCATGGAGGGATAGAAGACGAGGGCGAGGAGGGAGGGCAGAAGTTTGCTCAGGCGCTGAAGCTGGAGTTGGGCAGCGCTGTGGCACGAGTCATCGACCGAGTTCTCCGCCTTTATACCGAGATGACAGATTTcactccttcctctcctcctgccgCCATCTCTTTCCTCCCGTCTGACGCAGGAAacgatggagggagggagaggggagtgTGGATGGGACTGTTAACGAGTGGAAGAGTGGAGGAAAAAAGCAGAGGTAAGGAGGAAAAGACAGGGGCGcaggatggagaaagagagaagcagcTCCAGAAAATGAGCAACGGGAGCGCCCTGCCTCCAGGACAGCCTCATCGCGCTGAACCATCAGATCTGACGATGCCATTGGCCGTTCAAAGGTCACCTGACATACGAAAAGCCCACACACTCCTCGGCCCacctctctctgctcacctaAATCCCTCTCATCCGAACATCTCCCTTCATCACCCTTCTCTATCtcgccctcctcctctttctcatccTCCCCTCTTGCATCCAGCCTCACAACCCAAggacccctcctcctcctccttccacccatcctcatcctcctcctcttcttcctcatcttccttTCCCgcgcctcctcctccccctcctcctccccctccccctccccccctctctctcccccttctccACTACTCCATGCAGCAGctcttctctcgctctcttcaCCACCCTCAGCTCCCCCACCTCACCCCGTCCCGCAAGGACTATTTGAACTCCGACCCTTTCTTGGAGTTCTCGTCTCACCCCTCTTTCCCACCTCTCCCCTTGCTCGGTCACCTGGACCCTTCCCTTGCACGCCACGCTCACgggggcagagagagggagagagggatgaggggagatggggggatgagaggagggatGGACGGAGGAGAGCTCTACCTGACAGCTGGGGGA ACCCAGGAGGGCTTGTCTCCCTGCCACCTGAAGAAAGCCAAGCTCATGTTCTTTTACGCACGCTATCCCAGCTCCAATACACTCAAGACTTACTTCCCTGATGTCAAG TTTAATCGCTGTGTGACCTCCCAGATGATTAAATGGTTCAGTAACTTCAGAGAGTTCTTCTACATCCAGATGGAGCGCTTTGCACGACAGGCTGTCCGCGAGGCTCTCACCCG GGAAGGTGCACCTCGTCTGGGCAGAGAGAGTCAGCTGCGAGTGGGCCGTGATACAGAGCTTTATCGCATACTGAACATGCACTACAACAAAAGTAACGTCTACCAG GTCCCAGAGAGGTTTATCGAGGTTTCGGAGGTGGCTCTGAGGGAGTTTTATTCTGCCATTTGGACTGGGAGAGACAGCGACCCCTGCTGGAAGAAAGGGATATATAAAATTATCTGTAAGCTTGACAGTCCTGTACCAGATGCCTTCAGACTGCCTGGTTGTCCTGTCGGCTGA
- the tmem179ba gene encoding transmembrane protein 179B isoform X2, protein MGNFGGRCILYGLVNYNATASLVGVQSSSSSSLCYFVSAISVMVAVVCFSLSLYWLYSFCIDGEIRRERIGMSLTIAVCGAFLFFLLITGCMLKIGRDSLCNSVIQTVPNITRCEEAQAKKWVSPLRGGRFYDNLHKAETAVWVNFFLWLIIGVLVIVQRRQSSGSKTIVGGPAGGLFSDPGVTAAETEPFFNRPARPQ, encoded by the exons ATG GGTAATTTTGGAGGTCGGTGTATTCTATATGGACTTGTCAACTACAATGCAACAGCAAGCCTCGTTGGAGTGCAGTCATCcagctcctcctctctgtgctaTTTTGTGTCAGCCATATCAGTCATGGTAGCAGTGGTGTGTTTCTCACTGTCTCTGTACTGGCTGTACTCTTTCTGCATCGATGGGGAAATCAGAAG GGAGCGCATAGGGATGAGCCTGACCATCGCTGTGTGCGGCGCCTTCCTGTTCTTCCTGCTCATCACGGGGTGCATGCTAAAGATCGGACGCGACTCGCTCTGCAACTCCGTCATACAAACAGTTCCCAACATTACCAG ATGTGAGGAGGCCCAGGCTAAAAAATGGGTCAGTCCACTTAGAGGAGGAAGGTTCTACGACAATCTACACAAAGCCGAG ACGGCAGTGTGGGTCAACTTCTTCTTGTGGCTCATCATCGGGGTTCTGGTGATCGTTCAGAGGCGTCAGAGTTCAGGGTCGAAGACCATCGTAGGAGGGCCGGCCGGAGGGCTCTTCAGTGATCCAGGGGTGACGGCTGCAGAGACGGAGCCGTTTTTCAACCGTCCTGCGAGGCCACAGTGA
- the prox3 gene encoding prospero homeobox 3 isoform X2, whose product MDSPTDLFDDSASQIHAFAPTHRSTELPGVHSQPSAGRPPPAFRPPGFPLIHHLLQPGGAPRRIGGQLNTNLSAHKHQEDRGERDGQVEQGMEGGEEGVMEGEDSLLGVKKRHSDAALAAEWSQVKRMKLESRPRDGETEEGGRRREGGREGKRREREELKEQLEDARERLQALQEKVWRAFGEKHMTEEEKKRRHRNRGGDGGEADVGMMEEEDITEGLYDEEDTDGGEIEKETFSLLSVSPFDNFHKRREERQKDREGRIERGRGGGLHLEGVMEGAGLWLDCGGLVRGDWHGGIEDEGEEGGQKFAQALKLELGSAVARVIDRVLRLYTEMTDFTPSSPPAAISFLPSDAGNDGGRERGVWMGLLTSGRVEEKSRGKEEKTGAQDGEREKQLQKMSNGSALPPGQPHRAEPSDLTMPLAVQRSPDIRKAHTLLGPPLSAHLNPSHPNISLHHPSLSRPPPLSHPPLLHPASQPKDPSSSSFHPSSSSSSSSSSSFPAPPPPPPPPPPPPPLSLPLLHYSMQQLFSRSLHHPQLPHLTPSRKDYLNSDPFLEFSSHPSFPPLPLLGHLDPSLARHAHGGRERERGMRGDGGMRGGMDGGELYLTAGGEYTQEGLSPCHLKKAKLMFFYARYPSSNTLKTYFPDVKFNRCVTSQMIKWFSNFREFFYIQMERFARQAVREALTREGAPRLGRESQLRVGRDTELYRILNMHYNKSNVYQVPERFIEVSEVALREFYSAIWTGRDSDPCWKKGIYKIICKLDSPVPDAFRLPGCPVG is encoded by the exons aTGGATTCCCCCACAGATCTTTTCGATGACTCTGCTTCCCAGATACACGCTTTCGCTCCCACTCACAGGTCTACAGAGCTCCCTGGAGTTCATTCTCAGCCCAGTGCAGGTCGCCCTCCTCCTGCCTTTAGACCCCCTGGCTTCCCCCTcatccaccacctcctccagccAGGTGGAGCCCCCAGGAGGATTGGAGGGCAACTCAACACAAACCTGAGCGCACACAAACACCaggaagacagaggagagagggatggacaGGTGGAGCAAGGGatggaaggaggagaagaaggagtgatggagggagaggacagCTTGTTGGGGGTTAAGAAGAGGCACAGTGATGCCGCCCTCGCGGCCGAGTGGAGTCAAGTGAAGAGGATGAAGCTGGAGAGCCGAccaagagatggagagacagaggagggaggcaggaggcgcgagggagggagggaggggaagagaagagagagggaggagctgaaggaacagctggaggacGCAAGAGAGAGATTGCAGGCCCTGCAGGAGAAAGTATGGAGGGCCTTTGGGGAAAAGCAcatgacagaggaggagaagaaaaggaggcacagaaacagaggaggagatggaggagaagcAGATGtagggatgatggaggaggaggacattaCAGAAGGGCTGTATGATGAAGAGGACACTGATGGGGGAGAGATAGAAAAGGAAActttctcccttctctctgtttcccccTTTGACAACTTCCACAAACGGAGAGAAGAGAGGCAAAAAGACAGAGAAGGGAggatagagagaggaagaggaggagggttgCACTTGGAGGGCGTGATGGAGGGAGCGGGGTTGTGGTTGGATTGCGGAGGGCTGGTAAGAGGAGACTGGCATGGAGGGATAGAAGACGAGGGCGAGGAGGGAGGGCAGAAGTTTGCTCAGGCGCTGAAGCTGGAGTTGGGCAGCGCTGTGGCACGAGTCATCGACCGAGTTCTCCGCCTTTATACCGAGATGACAGATTTcactccttcctctcctcctgccgCCATCTCTTTCCTCCCGTCTGACGCAGGAAacgatggagggagggagaggggagtgTGGATGGGACTGTTAACGAGTGGAAGAGTGGAGGAAAAAAGCAGAGGTAAGGAGGAAAAGACAGGGGCGcaggatggagaaagagagaagcagcTCCAGAAAATGAGCAACGGGAGCGCCCTGCCTCCAGGACAGCCTCATCGCGCTGAACCATCAGATCTGACGATGCCATTGGCCGTTCAAAGGTCACCTGACATACGAAAAGCCCACACACTCCTCGGCCCacctctctctgctcacctaAATCCCTCTCATCCGAACATCTCCCTTCATCACCCTTCTCTATCtcgccctcctcctctttctcatccTCCCCTCTTGCATCCAGCCTCACAACCCAAggacccctcctcctcctccttccacccatcctcatcctcctcctcttcttcctcatcttccttTCCCgcgcctcctcctccccctcctcctccccctccccctccccccctctctctcccccttctccACTACTCCATGCAGCAGctcttctctcgctctcttcaCCACCCTCAGCTCCCCCACCTCACCCCGTCCCGCAAGGACTATTTGAACTCCGACCCTTTCTTGGAGTTCTCGTCTCACCCCTCTTTCCCACCTCTCCCCTTGCTCGGTCACCTGGACCCTTCCCTTGCACGCCACGCTCACgggggcagagagagggagagagggatgaggggagatggggggatgagaggagggatGGACGGAGGAGAGCTCTACCTGACAGCTGGGGGA GAATACACCCAGGAGGGCTTGTCTCCCTGCCACCTGAAGAAAGCCAAGCTCATGTTCTTTTACGCACGCTATCCCAGCTCCAATACACTCAAGACTTACTTCCCTGATGTCAAG TTTAATCGCTGTGTGACCTCCCAGATGATTAAATGGTTCAGTAACTTCAGAGAGTTCTTCTACATCCAGATGGAGCGCTTTGCACGACAGGCTGTCCGCGAGGCTCTCACCCG GGAAGGTGCACCTCGTCTGGGCAGAGAGAGTCAGCTGCGAGTGGGCCGTGATACAGAGCTTTATCGCATACTGAACATGCACTACAACAAAAGTAACGTCTACCAG GTCCCAGAGAGGTTTATCGAGGTTTCGGAGGTGGCTCTGAGGGAGTTTTATTCTGCCATTTGGACTGGGAGAGACAGCGACCCCTGCTGGAAGAAAGGGATATATAAAATTATCTGTAAGCTTGACAGTCCTGTACCAGATGCCTTCAGACTGCCTGGTTGTCCTGTCGGCTGA
- the brms1 gene encoding breast cancer metastasis-suppressor 1 isoform X1, producing MPAQPPVREPEEEMEAEGESQLPEANGEVEQPRENERGGRGGGGEETMEESTEERESDLAESEEEEEDEEEEESSEMDDEDCERRRGECLDEMLDLEKQFQELKEKLFRERLNQMKVKLDEVLTGKAGEYREPLAALQNSMQIRTQVAVTKDTQKKSRNIHSGISVSLSTGVYRELCLQVIKHKHECELQGARQHLESEKALLFDAMKTELLEKIRRLEEDRQNIDLTSEWSDEMRGKKCKRKNLLGRSERKKKVALVSGPFIVYMLRDIDILEDWSAIKKAKAALSPLKKKVEKR from the exons ATGCCCGCCCAACCCCCTGTGAGGGAGccggaggaggagatggaggcaGAAGGAGAGTCACAACTCCCTGAGGCCAACGGTGAGGTGGAGCAGccgagagagaatgaaagaggaggaagaggaggaggaggagaggagaccaTGGAGGAGAGCacggaggagagggagagtgacTTGGCGgagagtgaagaggaggaagaggatgaggaggaagaggagagttCAG AGATGGATGATGAAGACTGCGAGCGGAGGAGAGGAGAATGTCTAGATGAGATGTTGGATCTGGAAAAACAATTTCAGGAGCTGAAAGAGAA GTTGTTTCGGGAGCGGCTGAACCAGATGAAAGTGAAGCTGGACGAGGTGCTGACGGGGAAGGCTGGGGAATACAGAGAACCACTGGCTGCACTGCAGAACAGCATGCAGATACGAACACAAGTGGCTG TAACTaaggacacacaaaaaaaatcaagaaataTCCACAGTGGCATCTCCGTGTCTCTGTCTACAGGAGTGTACAGAGAGCTGTGTCTACAGGTGATCAAACACAAGCACGAGTGTGAACTACAAGGAGCAAGGCAGCACCTGGag agtgAGAAGGCGCTGCTGTTTGATGCCATGAAGACAGAACTGCTGGAAAAGATAAGACGactggaggaggacagacagaatATAGACCTCACCTCAG AGTGGAGTGATGAGATGAGGGGCAAGAAGTGTAAAAGAAAGAACCTGCTGGGTCGGtcggagagaaaaaagaaagtagCTCTGGTTTCAG GGCCTTTTATCGTCTACATGTTGAGAGACATCGACATCCTTGAAGACTGGTCTGCTATcaagaag GCAAAAGCAGCACTGTCACCACTAAAGAAGAAAGTTGAAA aGCGGTGA
- the prox3 gene encoding prospero homeobox 3 isoform X1, whose protein sequence is MMDSPTDLFDDSASQIHAFAPTHRSTELPGVHSQPSAGRPPPAFRPPGFPLIHHLLQPGGAPRRIGGQLNTNLSAHKHQEDRGERDGQVEQGMEGGEEGVMEGEDSLLGVKKRHSDAALAAEWSQVKRMKLESRPRDGETEEGGRRREGGREGKRREREELKEQLEDARERLQALQEKVWRAFGEKHMTEEEKKRRHRNRGGDGGEADVGMMEEEDITEGLYDEEDTDGGEIEKETFSLLSVSPFDNFHKRREERQKDREGRIERGRGGGLHLEGVMEGAGLWLDCGGLVRGDWHGGIEDEGEEGGQKFAQALKLELGSAVARVIDRVLRLYTEMTDFTPSSPPAAISFLPSDAGNDGGRERGVWMGLLTSGRVEEKSRGKEEKTGAQDGEREKQLQKMSNGSALPPGQPHRAEPSDLTMPLAVQRSPDIRKAHTLLGPPLSAHLNPSHPNISLHHPSLSRPPPLSHPPLLHPASQPKDPSSSSFHPSSSSSSSSSSSFPAPPPPPPPPPPPPPLSLPLLHYSMQQLFSRSLHHPQLPHLTPSRKDYLNSDPFLEFSSHPSFPPLPLLGHLDPSLARHAHGGRERERGMRGDGGMRGGMDGGELYLTAGGEYTQEGLSPCHLKKAKLMFFYARYPSSNTLKTYFPDVKFNRCVTSQMIKWFSNFREFFYIQMERFARQAVREALTREGAPRLGRESQLRVGRDTELYRILNMHYNKSNVYQVPERFIEVSEVALREFYSAIWTGRDSDPCWKKGIYKIICKLDSPVPDAFRLPGCPVG, encoded by the exons A tgaTGGATTCCCCCACAGATCTTTTCGATGACTCTGCTTCCCAGATACACGCTTTCGCTCCCACTCACAGGTCTACAGAGCTCCCTGGAGTTCATTCTCAGCCCAGTGCAGGTCGCCCTCCTCCTGCCTTTAGACCCCCTGGCTTCCCCCTcatccaccacctcctccagccAGGTGGAGCCCCCAGGAGGATTGGAGGGCAACTCAACACAAACCTGAGCGCACACAAACACCaggaagacagaggagagagggatggacaGGTGGAGCAAGGGatggaaggaggagaagaaggagtgatggagggagaggacagCTTGTTGGGGGTTAAGAAGAGGCACAGTGATGCCGCCCTCGCGGCCGAGTGGAGTCAAGTGAAGAGGATGAAGCTGGAGAGCCGAccaagagatggagagacagaggagggaggcaggaggcgcgagggagggagggaggggaagagaagagagagggaggagctgaaggaacagctggaggacGCAAGAGAGAGATTGCAGGCCCTGCAGGAGAAAGTATGGAGGGCCTTTGGGGAAAAGCAcatgacagaggaggagaagaaaaggaggcacagaaacagaggaggagatggaggagaagcAGATGtagggatgatggaggaggaggacattaCAGAAGGGCTGTATGATGAAGAGGACACTGATGGGGGAGAGATAGAAAAGGAAActttctcccttctctctgtttcccccTTTGACAACTTCCACAAACGGAGAGAAGAGAGGCAAAAAGACAGAGAAGGGAggatagagagaggaagaggaggagggttgCACTTGGAGGGCGTGATGGAGGGAGCGGGGTTGTGGTTGGATTGCGGAGGGCTGGTAAGAGGAGACTGGCATGGAGGGATAGAAGACGAGGGCGAGGAGGGAGGGCAGAAGTTTGCTCAGGCGCTGAAGCTGGAGTTGGGCAGCGCTGTGGCACGAGTCATCGACCGAGTTCTCCGCCTTTATACCGAGATGACAGATTTcactccttcctctcctcctgccgCCATCTCTTTCCTCCCGTCTGACGCAGGAAacgatggagggagggagaggggagtgTGGATGGGACTGTTAACGAGTGGAAGAGTGGAGGAAAAAAGCAGAGGTAAGGAGGAAAAGACAGGGGCGcaggatggagaaagagagaagcagcTCCAGAAAATGAGCAACGGGAGCGCCCTGCCTCCAGGACAGCCTCATCGCGCTGAACCATCAGATCTGACGATGCCATTGGCCGTTCAAAGGTCACCTGACATACGAAAAGCCCACACACTCCTCGGCCCacctctctctgctcacctaAATCCCTCTCATCCGAACATCTCCCTTCATCACCCTTCTCTATCtcgccctcctcctctttctcatccTCCCCTCTTGCATCCAGCCTCACAACCCAAggacccctcctcctcctccttccacccatcctcatcctcctcctcttcttcctcatcttccttTCCCgcgcctcctcctccccctcctcctccccctccccctccccccctctctctcccccttctccACTACTCCATGCAGCAGctcttctctcgctctcttcaCCACCCTCAGCTCCCCCACCTCACCCCGTCCCGCAAGGACTATTTGAACTCCGACCCTTTCTTGGAGTTCTCGTCTCACCCCTCTTTCCCACCTCTCCCCTTGCTCGGTCACCTGGACCCTTCCCTTGCACGCCACGCTCACgggggcagagagagggagagagggatgaggggagatggggggatgagaggagggatGGACGGAGGAGAGCTCTACCTGACAGCTGGGGGA GAATACACCCAGGAGGGCTTGTCTCCCTGCCACCTGAAGAAAGCCAAGCTCATGTTCTTTTACGCACGCTATCCCAGCTCCAATACACTCAAGACTTACTTCCCTGATGTCAAG TTTAATCGCTGTGTGACCTCCCAGATGATTAAATGGTTCAGTAACTTCAGAGAGTTCTTCTACATCCAGATGGAGCGCTTTGCACGACAGGCTGTCCGCGAGGCTCTCACCCG GGAAGGTGCACCTCGTCTGGGCAGAGAGAGTCAGCTGCGAGTGGGCCGTGATACAGAGCTTTATCGCATACTGAACATGCACTACAACAAAAGTAACGTCTACCAG GTCCCAGAGAGGTTTATCGAGGTTTCGGAGGTGGCTCTGAGGGAGTTTTATTCTGCCATTTGGACTGGGAGAGACAGCGACCCCTGCTGGAAGAAAGGGATATATAAAATTATCTGTAAGCTTGACAGTCCTGTACCAGATGCCTTCAGACTGCCTGGTTGTCCTGTCGGCTGA
- the brms1 gene encoding breast cancer metastasis-suppressor 1 isoform X2, translated as MPAQPPVREPEEEMEAEGESQLPEANGEVEQPRENERGGRGGGGEETMEESTEERESDLAESEEEEEDEEEEESSEMDDEDCERRRGECLDEMLDLEKQFQELKEKLFRERLNQMKVKLDEVLTGKAGEYREPLAALQNSMQIRTQVAGVYRELCLQVIKHKHECELQGARQHLESEKALLFDAMKTELLEKIRRLEEDRQNIDLTSEWSDEMRGKKCKRKNLLGRSERKKKVALVSGPFIVYMLRDIDILEDWSAIKKAKAALSPLKKKVEKR; from the exons ATGCCCGCCCAACCCCCTGTGAGGGAGccggaggaggagatggaggcaGAAGGAGAGTCACAACTCCCTGAGGCCAACGGTGAGGTGGAGCAGccgagagagaatgaaagaggaggaagaggaggaggaggagaggagaccaTGGAGGAGAGCacggaggagagggagagtgacTTGGCGgagagtgaagaggaggaagaggatgaggaggaagaggagagttCAG AGATGGATGATGAAGACTGCGAGCGGAGGAGAGGAGAATGTCTAGATGAGATGTTGGATCTGGAAAAACAATTTCAGGAGCTGAAAGAGAA GTTGTTTCGGGAGCGGCTGAACCAGATGAAAGTGAAGCTGGACGAGGTGCTGACGGGGAAGGCTGGGGAATACAGAGAACCACTGGCTGCACTGCAGAACAGCATGCAGATACGAACACAAGTGGCTG GAGTGTACAGAGAGCTGTGTCTACAGGTGATCAAACACAAGCACGAGTGTGAACTACAAGGAGCAAGGCAGCACCTGGag agtgAGAAGGCGCTGCTGTTTGATGCCATGAAGACAGAACTGCTGGAAAAGATAAGACGactggaggaggacagacagaatATAGACCTCACCTCAG AGTGGAGTGATGAGATGAGGGGCAAGAAGTGTAAAAGAAAGAACCTGCTGGGTCGGtcggagagaaaaaagaaagtagCTCTGGTTTCAG GGCCTTTTATCGTCTACATGTTGAGAGACATCGACATCCTTGAAGACTGGTCTGCTATcaagaag GCAAAAGCAGCACTGTCACCACTAAAGAAGAAAGTTGAAA aGCGGTGA
- the tmem179ba gene encoding transmembrane protein 179B isoform X1, with amino-acid sequence MALTWLLLVELGLYASCFICGIVTAASITIVQGNFGGRCILYGLVNYNATASLVGVQSSSSSSLCYFVSAISVMVAVVCFSLSLYWLYSFCIDGEIRRERIGMSLTIAVCGAFLFFLLITGCMLKIGRDSLCNSVIQTVPNITRCEEAQAKKWVSPLRGGRFYDNLHKAETAVWVNFFLWLIIGVLVIVQRRQSSGSKTIVGGPAGGLFSDPGVTAAETEPFFNRPARPQ; translated from the exons ATGGCGTTGACGTGGTTGCTGCTGGTGGAGTTGGGTCTGTACGCCAGCTGTTTCATCTGTGGGATTGTCACCGCCGCATCCATCACCATAGTCCAG GGTAATTTTGGAGGTCGGTGTATTCTATATGGACTTGTCAACTACAATGCAACAGCAAGCCTCGTTGGAGTGCAGTCATCcagctcctcctctctgtgctaTTTTGTGTCAGCCATATCAGTCATGGTAGCAGTGGTGTGTTTCTCACTGTCTCTGTACTGGCTGTACTCTTTCTGCATCGATGGGGAAATCAGAAG GGAGCGCATAGGGATGAGCCTGACCATCGCTGTGTGCGGCGCCTTCCTGTTCTTCCTGCTCATCACGGGGTGCATGCTAAAGATCGGACGCGACTCGCTCTGCAACTCCGTCATACAAACAGTTCCCAACATTACCAG ATGTGAGGAGGCCCAGGCTAAAAAATGGGTCAGTCCACTTAGAGGAGGAAGGTTCTACGACAATCTACACAAAGCCGAG ACGGCAGTGTGGGTCAACTTCTTCTTGTGGCTCATCATCGGGGTTCTGGTGATCGTTCAGAGGCGTCAGAGTTCAGGGTCGAAGACCATCGTAGGAGGGCCGGCCGGAGGGCTCTTCAGTGATCCAGGGGTGACGGCTGCAGAGACGGAGCCGTTTTTCAACCGTCCTGCGAGGCCACAGTGA